ACGTGCACGCTAAGGATACCAAGATTGACCCGGTTAACAGCCTGGTAAATGGAAATCTGGACACCAAACCCTACACTGACGAAATTAATCGCTCCTGGATTTTCCGTACCGTTGGCTATGGGCATGATTTAGGCTTCTGGAAGGATTTTGTCAGTAATCTGCGGCTTGTGGGTTATGATGGAGTACTTTCCATAGAGCATGAAGATTCGCTTATGTCGGGTCGCGAAGGCTTTGAAAAAGCAGTTGCGCTCTTAAAGGAAGTAGTTCTCAAAGAAAAAGTAGGGGCTGCCTGGTGGGTGTGAATTAGTGGTAAAGAGCCTGGCTCTGTGCCAGGCTCTTTTTTTTTGAAGCCTTTTTTGATTTATATCGCGCTCCTTTTTTAGTTCCGCCTGATTTTTGCTTCAACAAAGTTTTTGTGCTTCTTTGTTGTCTTCCTAAGGGAAATTGATAAACCCACGAATTGAAAATTTTATTGGCTTTATCGGAGTGGTTCTGGCAAATTTTTTTATCAAAAAGCCTTTGGAAAGTTGATTTTTCGAAGGGGGTTTTCGGGTGATACGGGGCGTATACTCTTCGACTTCGGGGTTTAACCTGAGGGAGCTGGAACAGCAGGTTTGGGCCAATAATCTGGCAAATATTGATACACCAGGTTTTAAAAAGGACCTGGTGGTTCAGGAAACTTCGGGCTTTGAAAAAGAGCTTTTCCGCTTTGCAAATGGGGAACGAGTTTACCTGGGAAAGCTGGCTTTTGGTACAGCTTCTGGTATCAAGCAAATTACCGATTTTTCTCAGGGTACCATTGAGACCACAAGCAATCCTCTGGACCTGGCCATTGATGGAAAAGGATTTTTCGTGGTCATGACTCCCCAGGGAGAAGCGTATACCCGGGCTGGTAATTTCACGCTCTCTCCAGAGGGAAAGCTGGTAACCTGGGAGGGATATCCAGTGATGGGCGAGCAGGGAGAGATTGTGGTGGGTAACTCTGGGCGTTTGGAAATCAACGAGCGAGGAGAAGTGCAAGTTGATGGTAATCTGGTTAACAGGCTCCGGATAGTGGATTTTGATGATTATTCTGTACTCGCTAAAAAAGGGCAAAACCTTTTCATAGTCGAAGATACCGACATTACCCCTTACTCAGCTCAAGATTTTAAGATTGTTCAGGGAGCTCTGGAGCGGGCTAATCTGGACCCCGTTGAAGCCATGGTACACATGATTGAGGTTTTGCGGAAGTACGAGAGCGTCCAAAAAACCATTCAGAGTCATGATGAAGCTCTCCAAAAGGCGACCAGTGAAATTGCGCGCCTTTAAGACTTGAAACCCAGATGTGTTAGGAAAGGAGGTTTTGAATATGCGTGCACTGTGGACGGCGGCAACTGGAATGCAGGCCAAACAACTGGATATTGATGTGATTGCCAATAACCTGGCTAACATCAATACCACTG
This portion of the Thermatribacter velox genome encodes:
- the flgF gene encoding flagellar basal-body rod protein FlgF, whose translation is MIRGVYSSTSGFNLRELEQQVWANNLANIDTPGFKKDLVVQETSGFEKELFRFANGERVYLGKLAFGTASGIKQITDFSQGTIETTSNPLDLAIDGKGFFVVMTPQGEAYTRAGNFTLSPEGKLVTWEGYPVMGEQGEIVVGNSGRLEINERGEVQVDGNLVNRLRIVDFDDYSVLAKKGQNLFIVEDTDITPYSAQDFKIVQGALERANLDPVEAMVHMIEVLRKYESVQKTIQSHDEALQKATSEIARL